The stretch of DNA GGTAACAGAGAAAGTACCGAAACCAACCAGTACAACGGAGTCGCCAGCCTTAAGAGCGCCAGTGACGGATTCGATTACTGCATCCAGCGCACGGCCAGCAGCAGCTTTCGGGATATCAGCAGATGCAGCGATAGCATCAATCAGTTCCGACTTGTTCACTCTAAGTCCCCTTATATATCTATTTGAGTATGATTCTAAGTTTTTTGGTGAAAGCAAAAACCAGTGCTGAATGGCCTACAGACACTTAAGAGCCGCTTTATAACAAGGGCTCTAAAAAGCTGTCAAGGAAGCCCCCCAGGCTAATGCGTACTAATGCGTGCTAATTCTTTCCTTAGAGTCAGACTCGCGTTTTTCATCCTTTGCAACTATC from Pseudomonas chlororaphis subsp. chlororaphis encodes:
- a CDS encoding HU family DNA-binding protein, which encodes MLSPKNLESYSNRYIRGLRVNKSELIDAIAASADIPKAAAGRALDAVIESVTGALKAGDSVVLVGFGTFSVTDRPARIGRNPQTGKTLEIAAAKKPGFKAGKALKEAVN